From a single Bacillus sp. NEB1478 genomic region:
- a CDS encoding MFS transporter, giving the protein MAVSTSKPAIPGSSEQKTIYAILFAISFVHMLNDSMQAVIPAIFPILEKSMGLTFTQLGWIAFTLNITSSIMQPVVGWYTDKTTSPYLLPFGMMASLIGMLGIAYADSFYLIIISVIGIGLGSAVFHPEGSRVAYMAAGNRRGLAQSIYQVGGNSGSSLAPIMTALVFVPLGQFGAVWFTSFAAIAIFVLFFVSGWYSKQLVHFPRVKKQTGEKKAINKKRKNQVIAAMGLLVFLVFARSWYFSGIGNYYQFYLIHDYGLTIRQAQVYIFVFMAAGVLGTFFGGPISDRLGKRNMIFWSMIGTAPLALLLPHVGLWAIFPLFFVIGFILNTSFSVTVVYAQELVPGRIGMVSGLIVGLAFGMGALGSVVLGKIADITSISHTMLLVSFLPLLGLLTVMLPTDKKLAEWSMDDK; this is encoded by the coding sequence ATGGCTGTATCGACTAGCAAACCAGCAATACCAGGATCTTCTGAACAAAAAACCATTTACGCTATCCTTTTTGCTATTAGTTTTGTACATATGCTTAATGACTCTATGCAGGCTGTTATTCCTGCTATATTCCCCATTCTGGAGAAGTCGATGGGGCTCACTTTCACACAGCTAGGATGGATTGCGTTCACGCTTAATATCACTTCATCTATCATGCAGCCGGTTGTCGGGTGGTACACCGATAAGACTACGTCTCCTTACTTGCTGCCGTTTGGTATGATGGCTAGTTTAATAGGAATGCTAGGAATCGCGTATGCGGATTCCTTTTATCTGATTATCATTTCCGTTATTGGAATCGGACTTGGCTCTGCAGTCTTTCATCCTGAAGGTTCACGTGTCGCCTATATGGCAGCTGGGAATCGGCGAGGCTTAGCACAGTCCATTTATCAAGTAGGAGGCAACTCAGGATCGTCTCTAGCTCCTATTATGACTGCTCTAGTTTTTGTTCCACTTGGTCAGTTTGGAGCTGTATGGTTTACATCTTTTGCGGCAATAGCTATTTTTGTATTGTTTTTCGTTTCGGGCTGGTACTCAAAACAGCTTGTTCATTTTCCGCGTGTGAAAAAGCAAACCGGGGAGAAGAAGGCGATTAATAAGAAGCGCAAAAATCAAGTCATAGCCGCCATGGGATTGCTCGTTTTCTTAGTCTTTGCCCGTTCTTGGTATTTTTCAGGAATCGGCAACTATTATCAATTTTACTTGATTCATGATTACGGACTGACCATCCGCCAGGCGCAAGTGTACATTTTCGTCTTTATGGCCGCTGGTGTGCTGGGAACCTTTTTCGGCGGACCGATCTCAGACAGATTAGGAAAAAGGAACATGATCTTCTGGTCGATGATCGGAACTGCGCCACTTGCACTTCTATTGCCGCATGTCGGGCTATGGGCAATCTTCCCATTATTTTTCGTAATCGGTTTTATCCTTAACACTAGCTTCTCGGTAACCGTTGTGTACGCACAAGAACTTGTACCGGGGAGAATCGGGATGGTTTCCGGTTTGATTGTCGGACTCGCTTTTGGTATGGGAGCTCTCGGTTCAGTCGTGCTTGGGAAAATTGCTGACATTACAAGTATTTCGCACACAATGCTGCTCGTCAGTTTCTTACCGTTGCTCGGATTATTAACCGTTATGCTGCCAACTGACAAAAAGCTTGCAGAATGGTCGATGGATGATAAATAA
- the clpP gene encoding ATP-dependent Clp endopeptidase proteolytic subunit ClpP: MNLIPMVVESTNRGERSYDIYSRLLKDRIIMLGSAIDDNVANSIVAQLLFLAAEDPDKDIAIYINSPGGSVTAGLAIYDTIQYIKPDVSTICIGMAASMGAVLLVAGAEGKRYALPNAEVMIHQPLGGTQGQATDMAIHAKRILQTRELLNKIISDRSGQPIEKVEKDTDRDYFMSAEQALKYGIIDKVIDKI, encoded by the coding sequence ATGAACTTAATCCCAATGGTCGTTGAATCCACAAATCGTGGAGAACGTTCATATGATATTTACTCCAGACTATTAAAGGATCGTATTATTATGTTAGGCAGTGCAATCGATGATAATGTCGCAAATTCTATCGTGGCACAGCTTCTTTTCTTAGCGGCTGAAGATCCTGACAAGGACATTGCAATCTATATCAATTCACCGGGCGGAAGTGTGACAGCAGGTCTGGCTATTTATGACACCATTCAATACATCAAACCAGATGTTTCGACGATTTGTATCGGAATGGCTGCATCAATGGGCGCTGTACTGTTAGTGGCAGGGGCGGAAGGGAAACGTTATGCTCTTCCAAACGCAGAGGTGATGATTCACCAGCCGCTTGGAGGCACACAAGGACAGGCAACAGATATGGCGATTCATGCAAAACGAATTCTCCAAACACGCGAACTATTGAATAAAATTATCTCAGACCGCTCTGGCCAGCCGATCGAAAAAGTAGAAAAAGATACAGATCGCGATTACTTCATGTCTGCAGAACAAGCATTAAAATACGGAATCATCGACAAAGTCATCGATAAGATTTAA
- a CDS encoding helix-turn-helix domain-containing protein, with protein sequence MKRNQTVPETFIVSEPEQAAALLHPVRSEIISLLKEPRSATELSKQMNDSAQKVNYHLKTLEKAGLVVRAGTRNVRNLVEVLYRSVGKSFLLSDSLGLSQEQVRKLQDQTALAHILAFTEKVKRDAVSLMEQTEEEQVPSAVMELEISLAGLAERQEFLQDYSNMLTELIKKHHDPKQTDSRTFHVSMAMYPKPEGGGTA encoded by the coding sequence GTGAAAAGGAATCAAACGGTGCCAGAAACGTTTATCGTCTCAGAACCTGAACAGGCTGCTGCACTTCTGCATCCCGTCAGATCAGAAATCATAAGCTTGTTAAAGGAACCTAGATCTGCGACAGAGCTTTCAAAACAAATGAACGATTCCGCTCAAAAGGTGAACTATCATCTAAAGACACTTGAAAAAGCAGGGCTCGTCGTTCGTGCTGGAACAAGGAATGTAAGGAATCTTGTGGAAGTACTTTATAGAAGTGTTGGAAAGTCGTTCCTTTTATCTGATTCGCTTGGTCTCTCACAAGAACAAGTAAGAAAGCTGCAAGACCAAACCGCTCTTGCACATATTTTAGCTTTTACTGAAAAAGTAAAGCGGGATGCAGTTTCCCTCATGGAACAAACAGAGGAGGAACAAGTTCCAAGTGCTGTTATGGAGCTGGAGATTTCGCTAGCTGGTTTAGCTGAACGGCAAGAATTTTTACAAGATTATTCGAACATGCTCACTGAACTGATCAAAAAACATCACGATCCTAAACAAACTGATTCCAGAACGTTTCATGTTTCAATGGCGATGTACCCAAAACCAGAAGGAGGCGGCACAGCGTGA
- the thiW gene encoding energy coupling factor transporter S component ThiW, with protein sequence MMAMFVAIGTLSSHLLWIPAGAAKAFPVQHAINVIAGVILGPLPAVVIAFAIGLLRNILGVGSLLAFPGGMIGACLAGYFYKKRKSLLSAAIGEWIGTGIIGALVAVPIASIFLGAKTGAFFFILPFLTSSFAGGLIGLFILRIVLKNKAIMKLQSESRKTSV encoded by the coding sequence ATGATGGCCATGTTCGTTGCGATCGGTACACTTTCATCTCATTTACTATGGATTCCTGCAGGAGCAGCGAAGGCGTTTCCTGTCCAACATGCAATTAATGTCATAGCAGGAGTTATTTTAGGACCGCTTCCTGCAGTTGTTATCGCTTTTGCAATCGGGCTGCTGCGGAATATTTTAGGTGTTGGATCATTGCTCGCTTTTCCTGGTGGAATGATCGGTGCGTGTTTAGCAGGATATTTTTATAAGAAAAGAAAGTCATTACTTTCAGCAGCGATTGGAGAATGGATTGGAACAGGTATAATCGGCGCATTAGTTGCTGTTCCGATTGCATCTATCTTTCTGGGTGCAAAAACGGGAGCCTTTTTCTTCATCCTTCCATTTCTAACAAGTTCATTTGCAGGCGGACTGATCGGGCTGTTTATTTTACGTATCGTCCTTAAAAATAAAGCTATAATGAAATTGCAAAGCGAATCACGCAAAACTTCTGTGTAA
- the thiE gene encoding thiamine phosphate synthase: protein MANLMQEELAQKLSLYFVAGTMNCEGPDDFKRIVKEAIDGGITTFQYREKGENAVTGDKQFEMALYAKNLCKENDVLFIVNDDLELMKAVDADGLHVGQTDGNLDVIRKETKEKILGISAHTLTEAKDAAERGADYVGVGPIFATSTKPDAEEPVGTGIFKELQDNGISIPLVAIGGISIENTSETITAGADGAAIISAITLSADPKRASKELLSIILKAKRG from the coding sequence ATGGCGAATTTAATGCAAGAAGAACTCGCACAAAAACTATCTCTTTATTTTGTAGCAGGTACGATGAATTGTGAGGGCCCTGACGATTTTAAAAGAATCGTAAAAGAAGCGATAGATGGTGGCATTACCACCTTTCAGTACCGTGAAAAAGGGGAGAATGCCGTAACGGGAGACAAGCAGTTTGAGATGGCATTATATGCAAAGAATCTATGTAAGGAAAATGACGTTCTTTTTATTGTGAACGATGATCTGGAATTAATGAAAGCTGTAGATGCCGATGGTCTCCACGTTGGGCAGACCGATGGAAATCTCGATGTGATCAGGAAAGAAACGAAGGAGAAGATTCTAGGGATATCTGCGCATACATTGACTGAAGCGAAAGATGCTGCAGAACGTGGAGCGGATTATGTTGGTGTAGGTCCTATTTTTGCCACATCCACAAAGCCTGACGCAGAAGAGCCAGTAGGAACTGGGATCTTTAAAGAACTTCAAGACAATGGCATCTCAATCCCACTTGTTGCTATTGGTGGAATCTCCATAGAAAATACGTCTGAGACAATTACAGCAGGGGCTGATGGTGCTGCGATCATATCTGCAATCACTTTATCTGCTGATCCAAAACGAGCATCTAAAGAATTACTCTCAATCATTTTAAAAGCAAAGAGGGGATAA
- the thiM gene encoding hydroxyethylthiazole kinase, whose amino-acid sequence MTKDRVQEWRTFIEQVRNGRSLVHHITNNVTMNFLANGVLAAGGSPMMVHDACEVEDAVAVSDALVLNIGTLEEATAKSMVLALRKAMHSGVPVVLDPVGVGLSAFRQETVKTLLTEYSELKGVSPQTILTICGNAAEMKFLAGLSWEGRGVDGDLEFAEGGLAELAITAAKRTGCIIAMTGETDVITDGETVIELSHGHPMLSLVTGTGCFATSMTALYQANHKAGLTTSLSLLERTALAILMLTKAAEAAVQTAKGPGSFQQNLLDELYSLETTESILDGTINWKELQNVKEKQ is encoded by the coding sequence ATGACCAAAGATAGAGTGCAAGAGTGGAGGACGTTTATAGAACAAGTAAGAAATGGACGTTCACTCGTTCATCACATCACGAATAATGTAACGATGAATTTCTTGGCGAACGGTGTTCTTGCTGCTGGCGGAAGTCCGATGATGGTGCACGATGCATGTGAAGTAGAAGATGCTGTTGCCGTATCAGATGCACTTGTCCTTAATATTGGAACTTTAGAAGAAGCGACAGCAAAATCTATGGTTCTAGCATTGAGAAAAGCAATGCATTCAGGAGTGCCTGTTGTTCTCGATCCTGTAGGAGTAGGATTATCCGCATTTCGTCAAGAAACCGTCAAAACATTATTAACGGAATATTCAGAATTGAAGGGGGTCAGTCCCCAAACAATTCTGACAATTTGCGGGAATGCAGCAGAGATGAAGTTTTTAGCGGGGCTAAGCTGGGAAGGCAGGGGAGTTGACGGTGACCTGGAATTCGCTGAAGGCGGTCTTGCAGAGCTGGCGATTACGGCAGCAAAACGTACTGGATGCATCATTGCCATGACAGGTGAAACGGATGTGATTACAGATGGAGAAACGGTTATTGAACTATCCCACGGTCATCCAATGCTTTCACTTGTCACAGGTACAGGTTGCTTTGCGACTTCCATGACTGCACTTTATCAAGCGAATCATAAGGCTGGATTGACTACAAGCCTCTCACTTTTAGAAAGAACAGCTTTAGCGATCTTGATGCTGACTAAAGCAGCAGAAGCAGCAGTCCAAACGGCCAAAGGACCTGGAAGCTTTCAGCAAAACTTGTTGGATGAATTATATTCTTTAGAGACAACAGAATCGATTTTAGATGGGACGATCAATTGGAAAGAACTGCAGAATGTGAAGGAGAAACAGTAA
- the thiD gene encoding bifunctional hydroxymethylpyrimidine kinase/phosphomethylpyrimidine kinase codes for MKVCKALTIAGSDSGGGAGIQADLKTFQEFGVYGMSVITAITAQNTTGVQGVYPVPLEGLEKQLTSIGSDLTPDALKTGMLFSGEYIERIAYYIQKFGWKNVVVDPVMIAKGGAELLGEEALEAMQKYMLPLAKIVTPNIPEAEALTGIDITSTEAKMEASRILFDQGADYVVIKGGHMDEEEIVTDFIYDGVEIWELTDKRVETKNTHGTGCTFSAALTAELAYGKTVESAIERAKKYIQTAIEHGIDVGTGHGPVNHFAFRRIGHDQR; via the coding sequence ATAAAGGTGTGCAAGGCACTTACGATTGCCGGGTCTGACAGTGGCGGTGGAGCTGGAATTCAGGCGGATCTCAAAACGTTTCAGGAATTCGGTGTTTACGGTATGTCGGTTATTACTGCCATTACTGCACAAAACACGACAGGCGTACAAGGGGTGTACCCTGTTCCTTTGGAAGGACTGGAAAAACAACTGACATCTATAGGAAGCGACTTAACACCAGACGCATTGAAAACGGGGATGCTATTCTCAGGTGAGTATATTGAAAGAATAGCCTATTATATTCAAAAATTCGGCTGGAAAAACGTCGTTGTTGATCCCGTTATGATTGCAAAAGGCGGAGCTGAATTACTAGGAGAGGAAGCTTTGGAAGCGATGCAAAAATACATGCTGCCGTTAGCTAAAATCGTCACACCTAATATTCCAGAAGCAGAAGCACTTACCGGAATCGATATAACCAGTACAGAAGCAAAAATGGAAGCTTCACGTATCTTGTTTGATCAAGGAGCAGATTATGTGGTGATCAAGGGCGGTCATATGGATGAAGAAGAGATCGTGACCGATTTTATTTATGATGGTGTGGAAATTTGGGAACTGACGGATAAACGAGTGGAGACAAAAAATACGCACGGGACAGGCTGTACGTTCTCAGCTGCATTGACAGCTGAACTTGCTTACGGGAAAACGGTTGAAAGTGCAATAGAAAGAGCTAAAAAGTATATTCAAACCGCGATTGAGCATGGAATTGATGTTGGAACAGGACACGGCCCGGTAAATCATTTTGCTTTTAGGAGGATTGGACATGACCAAAGATAG
- a CDS encoding IDEAL domain-containing protein, with the protein MKDKNTSFNKNQNEMVQYKQQKRDPFSFSLIAQMVLDEALHKYYHEYYEREINNALDAKDKDRFMKLTKEYQAFLA; encoded by the coding sequence ATGAAAGACAAGAATACTTCTTTTAACAAAAACCAAAACGAAATGGTTCAGTACAAACAACAAAAAAGAGACCCATTTTCCTTCAGCCTCATTGCCCAGATGGTACTAGACGAAGCTCTTCACAAATATTATCACGAGTATTATGAGAGAGAAATCAACAATGCCTTGGATGCAAAAGATAAAGATCGTTTTATGAAGCTAACGAAAGAATACCAAGCTTTCCTCGCTTAA
- a CDS encoding DUF4349 domain-containing protein has product MWKKWKAGVFLCVLLFLAACSSGEKSAEKSMDEAGGSSSGKIAESKSLENSDKAESDTKNSGEGKSAESIKDQRKVIYNADVSIKVEKLQHSMENVRTMVEDKGGYIVESNTNTGEAGYEDGRIVARIPMNEFRPFLKQVKSLSKGTPNERVSGEDVTEEYVDLASRLKAKEQVRDRLETFMKDAKRTEDLLKISSDLANVQEEIEQIQGRLNFLKNQSDYSTVTINFGVKNLKAEKLQTEELNTWKKTKKLFMETVNFFVSAVSFIIVALIGLAPLWLIMAVIVYFIWRRKNRQKKKPESPTSMS; this is encoded by the coding sequence ATGTGGAAAAAATGGAAAGCAGGGGTGTTTCTTTGTGTCTTGCTTTTTTTAGCAGCCTGCAGTTCTGGTGAAAAATCAGCTGAAAAATCGATGGATGAAGCTGGAGGATCTTCTAGCGGGAAAATAGCGGAAAGTAAATCACTTGAAAACAGTGATAAAGCAGAATCAGATACAAAGAATTCAGGTGAGGGAAAATCAGCTGAAAGCATAAAAGATCAGCGGAAAGTAATCTACAATGCAGATGTAAGCATAAAAGTAGAAAAGCTTCAACATTCGATGGAGAACGTCAGAACGATGGTCGAAGATAAAGGCGGCTATATTGTTGAATCGAATACCAATACTGGTGAGGCAGGCTATGAGGATGGAAGGATCGTAGCGAGAATTCCGATGAACGAATTTCGTCCCTTTCTAAAGCAAGTTAAAAGCTTAAGCAAAGGAACTCCGAATGAAAGAGTAAGCGGGGAAGATGTAACAGAAGAATATGTTGATTTAGCTTCTCGTCTAAAAGCGAAAGAACAGGTCAGGGATCGATTAGAGACTTTTATGAAAGATGCAAAACGAACGGAAGACTTATTAAAAATATCGTCTGATCTTGCTAATGTTCAAGAGGAGATTGAACAAATTCAAGGGCGGCTGAACTTTCTAAAAAACCAAAGTGATTATTCAACGGTTACGATTAACTTTGGCGTTAAAAACTTGAAAGCAGAAAAACTTCAAACCGAAGAGTTAAACACGTGGAAGAAAACGAAAAAGCTATTTATGGAGACTGTAAATTTCTTTGTTTCTGCCGTGTCCTTTATTATCGTTGCTTTGATCGGTCTGGCACCACTTTGGCTGATAATGGCTGTGATTGTTTATTTTATTTGGAGAAGAAAAAATAGGCAAAAGAAAAAGCCGGAATCCCCGACATCGATGTCTTAA
- a CDS encoding SEC-C metal-binding domain-containing protein yields MSMIGRNDPCVCGSGKKYKKCCLHKEEQTREVSFHQEGLIKYALENYQAELAARTSEYVKEYPVAKDQTQTYANIAVCWEVFCSKVRDNRTPVELYAEKVKGSVKPEVAKIISGWTETLPSLYKVMEQKTGFIFTVQDVWTGETFDVTVNAAEKPKIDSVLLGTLVSNGVNYEYYVGYVEMPSSELPPLKEAIERLDPSSDPKEIFKTKFPAVLQLSLIDISNGVPKPQSESTETEKASESHNLAETEAGQKTIEKDDKYTAVLDLLNSTSEAEVSQQAEKLWYNYISETKPTIRKEEIYAAALEYLASKDIAGIDATQSEIAKKYGVSPGSLSSRYREMKETLNV; encoded by the coding sequence ATGTCAATGATAGGAAGAAATGATCCCTGTGTGTGCGGCAGCGGAAAAAAATATAAAAAATGTTGTCTTCATAAAGAAGAACAAACGCGCGAAGTCTCTTTTCATCAAGAGGGATTGATAAAATACGCACTTGAGAACTACCAAGCTGAATTAGCAGCCCGTACTTCTGAATATGTAAAAGAATATCCTGTTGCAAAGGATCAAACACAAACATATGCAAATATTGCAGTATGCTGGGAAGTCTTTTGCTCAAAAGTAAGAGACAACAGAACACCCGTTGAACTTTATGCGGAGAAAGTAAAAGGCTCTGTTAAGCCTGAAGTAGCTAAGATTATTTCTGGCTGGACGGAAACACTGCCATCTCTTTATAAAGTAATGGAACAAAAAACTGGCTTTATCTTCACTGTCCAAGATGTTTGGACGGGTGAAACATTTGATGTAACAGTTAATGCGGCTGAAAAGCCAAAAATAGATAGTGTTTTGCTTGGTACACTCGTTTCAAACGGCGTGAATTATGAATATTATGTAGGTTATGTAGAAATGCCATCTTCAGAATTGCCGCCATTAAAAGAAGCGATCGAAAGGCTCGATCCTAGCAGTGACCCGAAGGAAATTTTCAAAACAAAGTTCCCAGCTGTTCTTCAGCTTTCTTTGATCGATATTTCAAATGGCGTACCAAAACCGCAATCAGAATCTACGGAAACTGAAAAAGCTTCTGAATCTCATAACCTTGCTGAAACTGAAGCTGGGCAGAAAACAATTGAGAAAGATGACAAGTACACCGCAGTGTTAGATCTTTTAAATTCCACTTCGGAAGCTGAAGTTTCTCAGCAAGCTGAAAAGCTTTGGTACAATTACATCTCAGAAACTAAGCCGACTATACGAAAAGAAGAGATTTATGCTGCAGCACTTGAGTATCTGGCTTCAAAAGATATTGCTGGCATTGACGCAACACAATCCGAAATCGCTAAAAAGTATGGTGTATCACCAGGCAGCCTTTCGTCACGCTACCGTGAAATGAAAGAAACATTAAATGTGTAA
- a CDS encoding alpha/beta hydrolase, with protein sequence MTSLFAEKEITFKGKNQLCGTLTIPAELSENDKLPAVLFISGSGPLDRNANGPKGKFQLNVYKELAEYITALGFITLRFDKRGTGKSEGDFISTGFWDFVDDAENAFLYLNNCPEVDPDKIIVLGHSEGTIIGTALSERQPINGLMLLSGGVGNLDEFTTHQRKLAYQELRSSKGLKGILLRLLINEEKQETKNRKLMQKMFASNKDVYKILFFIKQPVKWMKEHFAYDTRAALRKVTCPVLAIFGDKDPLVDTDFLKELRTLVKGDYETHIIKNMEHGFRVQTEEMTILKMKKLLKILPSRPLHQEGLDALSIWLHDHYLNDTDFQQSLVDISK encoded by the coding sequence ATGACTAGTTTATTCGCAGAAAAAGAAATAACTTTTAAGGGAAAAAATCAGCTATGCGGGACTCTTACAATCCCGGCTGAACTTAGTGAAAATGACAAATTGCCTGCTGTTTTATTCATTTCCGGTTCCGGACCACTGGATCGAAACGCAAACGGTCCAAAAGGCAAATTTCAATTGAATGTGTACAAAGAGCTTGCCGAGTATATTACAGCACTAGGCTTCATAACGCTCCGGTTCGACAAACGAGGAACAGGAAAAAGCGAGGGGGACTTCATTTCAACTGGGTTTTGGGATTTTGTCGATGATGCTGAAAATGCGTTCCTTTACCTTAATAACTGTCCTGAAGTAGACCCTGACAAAATCATTGTACTCGGTCATAGTGAAGGAACGATCATTGGAACTGCCCTTTCGGAAAGGCAGCCTATTAATGGTTTAATGCTGCTTTCGGGCGGCGTCGGTAATTTAGATGAATTTACAACACACCAAAGAAAATTAGCATATCAAGAATTACGAAGTTCAAAAGGTCTGAAAGGGATTCTTTTGAGACTGTTAATTAATGAAGAAAAACAAGAAACCAAAAATAGAAAACTGATGCAAAAAATGTTTGCCTCAAATAAGGATGTATACAAGATTCTATTTTTTATAAAACAACCTGTAAAATGGATGAAAGAACATTTTGCTTATGATACTAGAGCCGCCTTGAGAAAAGTAACATGTCCTGTTCTAGCCATATTTGGTGACAAGGATCCTCTTGTAGACACTGATTTCCTGAAAGAATTACGTACACTTGTAAAAGGAGATTACGAGACTCATATTATTAAAAATATGGAACATGGATTCCGTGTACAGACTGAGGAAATGACTATTTTAAAGATGAAAAAGCTGCTCAAGATTCTTCCTTCTCGCCCGTTGCACCAAGAAGGTCTGGATGCCTTGTCAATTTGGCTTCATGATCATTATTTAAACGACACTGATTTTCAACAAAGTTTAGTTGATATAAGCAAATAA
- a CDS encoding amino acid permease, whose amino-acid sequence MNQEAALKKDIGLSVAMSIVIGTVIGSGIFMKPGSVLEYTGDSSLALLAWALGGLITLAGGLTIAEVATQIPKTGGLYVYMEEVYGKLWGYLSGWVQTVIYGPAVIGALGLYFGSLLTNLFSWEKQLGPWIGIATVLFLTIVNNLGTKYGGFVQNIFTLGKLIPIALIAIFGVTNGNEQILSSPSGSVAEISMGAAILATLFAYDGWLMVGFVAGEMKNPGKTLPKAIIGGILIVMVAYLSVNIALLHILPASEIVKLGENSAASAAVVLFGPLGGKLIAVGIAVSIFGCLNGKILTIPRVPFAMAERNQLPFAAIFSKVSEKHGTPIAATYLQVVIAVFMMIVTNPDYLSEMAIFAVYIFYIFAFYAVFKLRKRHKGKARVYSVPLFPVVPIFAILGSVYIVGATILNDPFDSLTAILITVAGLPLYYWLQRGESSKNNASASIEVK is encoded by the coding sequence ATGAATCAAGAAGCAGCATTGAAAAAAGACATTGGGCTTTCTGTAGCCATGTCCATCGTAATTGGAACGGTAATTGGATCAGGCATTTTCATGAAACCTGGCAGTGTCCTCGAATACACAGGGGATTCATCATTGGCGCTTCTCGCTTGGGCTCTTGGCGGCTTGATCACATTAGCCGGCGGATTAACAATCGCGGAAGTTGCAACTCAAATCCCAAAAACGGGCGGTCTTTATGTGTATATGGAAGAAGTATACGGAAAACTATGGGGTTATTTAAGCGGCTGGGTGCAAACGGTCATATACGGCCCTGCCGTGATCGGTGCCCTTGGCTTATATTTTGGCTCTTTGCTCACCAATTTGTTTTCCTGGGAAAAACAGTTGGGGCCTTGGATAGGGATAGCGACTGTTCTTTTTTTAACGATTGTTAATAATTTAGGGACTAAATATGGCGGCTTCGTGCAAAACATATTTACCCTTGGAAAACTGATTCCCATTGCATTGATCGCAATATTCGGGGTGACCAATGGAAATGAACAAATTCTAAGCTCGCCGAGTGGTTCAGTTGCCGAAATCAGTATGGGTGCAGCGATACTCGCAACATTATTCGCATATGATGGCTGGCTAATGGTCGGCTTTGTAGCAGGAGAAATGAAGAATCCTGGTAAAACTTTGCCGAAAGCAATCATTGGTGGAATTCTTATTGTAATGGTCGCTTATCTTTCAGTAAATATTGCCTTATTGCATATTTTGCCAGCATCTGAAATCGTAAAACTTGGGGAAAACTCTGCAGCAAGTGCTGCTGTGGTTCTTTTTGGACCACTCGGAGGAAAGTTGATCGCTGTTGGTATAGCTGTCTCCATTTTTGGCTGTTTAAATGGGAAGATCCTGACGATTCCGCGGGTGCCTTTCGCGATGGCTGAACGCAATCAGCTGCCTTTTGCAGCTATTTTCAGCAAAGTTAGTGAAAAACACGGAACGCCGATTGCAGCGACTTATTTGCAAGTAGTGATCGCAGTATTCATGATGATTGTAACAAATCCAGATTATTTATCAGAAATGGCTATTTTTGCTGTTTATATCTTTTATATTTTCGCTTTTTACGCGGTTTTCAAATTGAGGAAACGACACAAAGGGAAAGCACGTGTGTATAGTGTACCGCTGTTCCCGGTCGTTCCGATTTTCGCCATTTTAGGCTCAGTATATATCGTTGGGGCAACGATCCTCAATGACCCGTTTGATAGTTTAACTGCTATACTCATAACGGTTGCGGGATTGCCGCTTTATTATTGGCTGCAGCGTGGCGAAAGTTCAAAGAATAATGCTTCTGCAAGTATTGAAGTAAAATAA
- a CDS encoding PadR family transcriptional regulator, whose amino-acid sequence MNVQFKKGVLELCVLVLTSKKDRYGYELVEEISKKFMISEGTIYPLVRRLTKDGLFSTYLMESSEGPPRKYYKITDEGIKVKEKLVQEWQEFTKGVGEMLEEE is encoded by the coding sequence ATGAATGTTCAATTTAAAAAAGGAGTCCTTGAACTATGTGTACTCGTATTAACTTCAAAAAAAGACCGCTATGGATACGAACTCGTTGAAGAAATCTCCAAGAAATTCATGATTTCCGAAGGCACGATCTATCCCCTGGTCAGACGGCTAACGAAAGATGGCTTGTTTTCCACTTACCTTATGGAATCATCTGAAGGACCGCCAAGAAAATACTACAAAATTACCGATGAGGGTATTAAGGTCAAAGAAAAATTAGTGCAGGAATGGCAGGAGTTCACAAAAGGCGTTGGCGAAATGCTGGAGGAGGAATAA